The Bombus fervidus isolate BK054 chromosome 1, iyBomFerv1, whole genome shotgun sequence genome includes a window with the following:
- the LOC139991777 gene encoding dynein axonemal heavy chain 7 isoform X1 produces MYKYLSLCQEREKFRTRLVDMIKQKRKKEKEKAFRRINTCMQEIEEEEEMDEDIILENNDNVLRYYYYLTQGIDDVYVGSMDVDLLINILTRVPTKWKDKFKELLNRLVKEVKEEYILSVKKSVIEFVIGNSVYSSLKQFTALEENEQFEGIRLPKEHEVNYRWNRARLERRIILYRPVVRRIFDYWYREFSGCKLINATELAARDASYDLGNFERTISKMCSRAKEELAKHWLPKIQGILIAAFERNELPLISDTSGCRRLFSCIGFIMEDQLRGAYLRSIEEYVDYLHSRTNKCCGFDIKMTVRNSNVLFEPTFKVFANTFSTILNLLGETIGTLPRVETMLDISSIAVHRKLLEPYMSQECLEKYTEEISQLIDREKIGPITQLSEFENYANFINDSEADKVQEFLKCDTADNFEDYYTLIAYYDRLSRSIKVEYDRTYFAGFFIVHRGEIIKYIASVARKLKEELVGKMIIEYQQKSRAVGNEYQRIVDRALSVPANTRELIELRKFINTTETETASQLESRLREIIKYIVVLSDYSILTPVELKINNFAFQWYYKLPDIFEQHREIAASKIGEFQNILKKRIEQFERELEIYAKYCDELQYWGNIEEIYRYKKKADRLENKLITAMDTIDGFNEEEELFGWEQSQYPLRKATADKLVPYKKLYDATCEFLTNYDTWMNSMIGSQEPEEIETATAIAYRTIYRLERSIQEPIAKKLAENIRIKIEEFKEHMPVIVTLGNPSLKNRHWEQVSEIVGFPIKVDESMTLAKILDYGLADYVTKFEGISEAATKEGSLERALIRMHLDWAEITFVVNPYRDTGTYVIASIDDIQLLLDDHLIKAQTMKNSLYIKPFEKETLEWESKLLLLQSIMDYWLQVQATWMYLEPIFSSPDIQQQMPEEGRRFSAVDKIWREIMSCVAADSRVMSVVEIDKMLERLRKCINLLDLVQKGLTAYLEKKRLYFPRFFFLSNDELLEILSETKDPTRVQPHLKKCFEGIAQVSFTDDLEIIAIKSSEGEEIILEDIIDTTAARGQVEKWLLELESSMKRSVKAQVVQAKDAFLKQIRSKWALEWPGQTILCVSKLYWTADVTAVLSKSLKDLKNYVDNCTNELNEIVKLVRGILSTQNRVTLEALVTMDVHSRDIVTELYKERVSIATDFKWLAQLRYYWMDEDLWSTMINTSLKYAYEYLGNTSRLVITPLTDRCYRTLFSALSLHLGGAPEGPAGTGKTETTKDLAKAVAKQCVVFNCSEGLDYIALGKFFKGLASTGAWSCFDEFNRIDLEVLSVVAQQILTIQRAINAGLTKLDFEGTEIMLDPTCAVFITMNPGYAGRTELPDNLKALFRPVAMMVPDYALIAENTLYSYGFYDARPLSVKIVTAYRLCSEQLSSQNHYDYGMRAVKSVLVAAGNLKIKYPEEDEDILILRSIKDVNLPKFLSEDLPLFNGITSDLFPGVKLPEPDYTDLNTCVYDVCSASNLQCSAWFLEKIQQIYEMMIVRHGFMIVGLPFAGKTAAYNILADALKLCEERNLINERKVEKFAMNPKAVSLGQLYGQFDPVSHEWSDGVLAISYRAFATSTNENRKWLIFDGPIDAVWIESMNTVLDDNKKLCLMSGEIIQLAPYTNLIFETMDLEHASPATVSRCGMIYMEPDALGWDPVLESWLADTPPVMDSWLRNFLHQSLFRRFCDPILYWSHHEHVQKICPMPDTNLVRSLTYLMDCFLAEYRDEKAVKDIDELDLRAQLEGSFFFSCIWGLGGTLTAKSREQFSVLFRGFLERDFPADLIEMFKLPKPIKPPLKPYIFIMPRDGLVFDYKFIKEGKGKWRLWSDELLDSPPIPRDIPVNQIIVPTVETIRYTALFRLLVSNEKPVLFVGPTGTGKSVYIIDFLLKKNNPTVNKPLIINFSAQTTANQTQDTIMGKLDRRRKGVYGAPISKRWIVFVDDLSMPMKEIYGAQPPIELLRQWLDHGEWYDRKEKSMIKLIDVHLMCAMAPPYRGGKDVTPRFKRHFVVLTISEFEDEVMTMIFSKIVLWHLDTRGFSKEFDPCIDEIVLGTLDVYKESLSNLLPTPAKCHYVFNLRDFSKVIQGVLLSVPETMPSLTSMRRLWVHEVLRVFGDRLIDQEDISWLVKQIRVTLNGRMNVSMEELFKDLLPPQREATLDDKSQAIITEQELRNLVYCDFGDTKVDIRLYQEVPDLDQLREIVETYLAEYNTMSRKPMNLVLFRYAIEHLSRISRIIKQPRNHALLVGVGGTGRQSLTRLASHICDYDVFQVEVTQQYGVNSWHEDIKGILRRVTATDLHSTFLFSDAQIKQESFLEDISNILNSGEIPNIFTAEELAEICEHMKQIDRQRDRSVQTDGSAVALFNLFVQITRDQLHIVMVMSPIGNDFRNRIRKFPALVNCCTIDWLQPWPEDALLAVATRFLRAIELTDNERAAGIDMCQFFHVSTQNLSAEFFIRLNRHVYVTPTSYLEMINTFKDLLGRKREEIINAKTRYERGLDQLDETQKQVVTMQETLKSLQPQLITATQDVERMLLEVDKEREEVAEFEKVVKIDESVAEVYANEAAAIKTECDADLAEAMPILKRAQSALDTLTTADIAVIRTMKKPPQAVRLIVESVCVLKQIKPERVQQPDGTFIEDYWRAALRMLSDVKFLDSLLNFDKDNIPDTVIEKIRREYLTNPDFNPEKIKKVSTACEGLCRWVFAMSEYDKVSKVVAPKKRALAEAQRVYDKAMDTLKAKREQLRQVQERLKVLEELLEQRKIAFQAMSDKVADCEIKLKRAEDLIGGLGGEYSRWSDTAKSLGERYQRLMGDIVIASGVVAYLGPFTMPFRLRQTVLWVKRCTDLQVICSSDFQLRDVLGNPALIRSWNIFGLPNDAFSIDNGIIIKNARRWPLIIDPQGQANRWIKNMEKQNNVNIIRLTQPDYGRVLENALQFGLPVLLEHVDEELDAILEPILLKETFKQAGAICIKFGDAIIEYSFNFRLYITTRLRNPHYLPEIAVKVTLLNFMITPTGLEDQLLGIVVAKERPDLESEKNALIVQGAANKKLLQETEDKILEILSIAEGNVLEDEEAVDVLTSSKNLSNEIQVKQTVAEQTEKLIDDARLQYTPIAVYSTVLFFTTAALVNIDPMYQYSLSWFVNLFELAIDHTEPAEMVEQRLKDLMKYFTYSLYANICRSLFEKDKLLFSLLLTINLLEQRGKLCPSHWMFLLTGGIGIDNPYVNPTTWLPTKQWNELCNLDEVEEFSGIREAFTGNTGQWKRLFDSKEPQIETIPVPFQHLNLFKRMLILRCIRPDKILPAVQNFVQVYRTATARFGFDLCRFQLLHSIDIRIDARCRSNAIVTLVCG; encoded by the exons ATGTATAAATATCTATCGCTGTGccaagaaagagaaaaatttcgtACTCGGCTTGTTGATATGATAAAgcagaaacgaaagaaagaaaaggaaaaggcgTTTCGCAGAATTAATACGTGTATGCAAGAAatagaggaagaggaagagatgGACGAAGACATAATTCTAGAAAATAATGATAACGTTTTGCGATACTACTATTATTTGACACAAGGTATCGATGATGTTTACGTAGGATCGATGGACGTTGATcttctaataaatattctaacgCGTGTTCCAACCAAATGGAAAgacaaatttaaagaattgtTAAATCGTTTAGTGAAAGAAGTGAAAGAGGAATATATATTAAGCGTGAAGAAGTCAGTCATAGAATTTGTTATCGGAAACTCGGTATATTCTTCGTTAAAGCAg TTTACTGCACTCGAAGAGAATGAACAATTTGAAGGAATACGACTTCCGAAGGAACACGAGGTTAATTATCGATGGAACAGAGCGAGACttgaaagaagaattatattatatcgtcCAGTTGTACGACGGATTTTCGATTATTGGTACCGTGAATTCAG TGGCTGCAAACTCATAAATGCAACGGAATTGGCAGCACGCGACGCATCCTATGATCTTGGCAATTTCGAGAGAACCATTTCAAAAATGTGTTCCAGGGCGAAAGAGGAACTTGCAAAGCATTGGTTACCAAAAATTCAAGGAATTTTAATTGcg GCATTCGAACGAAACGAGTTACCGCTCATAAGTGACACATCAGGCTGTCGACGACTTTTCAGTTGTATCGGTTTCATTATGGAAGATCAGTTACGAGGAGCTTATCTACGCTCTATAGAAGAATACGTCGATTATCTTCACAGCAGAACC AACAAGTGTTGCGGTTTCGATATTAAAATGACAGTACGAAATTCAAACGTATTGTTCGAGCCAACGTTTAAAGTCTTCGCAAATACATTTTCAACGATACTGAATTTGTTGGGAGAAACAATTGGTACGCTGCCGCGCGTTGAAACGATGCTGGATATTAGTTCCATCGCTGTCCATCGTAAATTACTCGAG CCGTATATGTCGCAAGAATGTTTGGAGAAATATACAGAGGAAATTAGCCAACTAATCGATAGGGAGAAAATTGGCCCGATCACGCAGCTGAGTGAATTCGAAAATTATGCGAATTTCATAAACGATTCGGAAGCCGACAAAGTTCAAGAATTCTTAAAGTGCGATACAGCTGACAACTTTGAAGATTACTATACTCTGATCGCATATTACGATCGTTTGTCCCGTTCGATAAAAGTCGAGTACGATCGAACTTATTTTGCTGGATTCTTCATCGTCCACCGTGGAGagattatcaaatatatcgcCTCTGTAGCTCGTAAACTTAAAGAGGAATTGGTCGGTAAAATGATCATCGAGTATCAGCAAAAATCTCGAGC CGTAGGGAATGAATATCAACGAATCGTAGACCGTGCGCTAAGCGTTCCAGCAAACACTAGGGAATTGATAGAACttcgaaaatttataaataccaCGGAAACAGAAACTGCCAGCCAGCTTGAAAGTCGATTgagagaaattattaaatatatcgttgTTCTATCAGATTATTCGATCTTAACCCCTGttgaattgaaaattaataattttgcttTTCAATG GTATTACAAACTTCCggatatttttgaacaacACCGAGAGATAGCTGCTAGTAAAATCGGAGAGTTCCAAAACATCCTTAAGAAAAGAATCGAACAATTCGAACGTGAACTTGAAATATATGCAAAGTACTGCGACGAATTACAGTATTGGGGGAATATCGAGGAAATATATCGGTATAAAAAGAAGGCTGATCGTTTAGAAAACAAATTGATCACGGCGATGGATACGATTGACGGATTTAACGAGGAAGAGGAACTATTTGGTTGGGAACAGTCCCAGTATCCTTTACGTAAAGCA ACAGCGGATAAACTGGTGCCATATAAAAAACTGTACGACGCGACCTGcgaatttttaacaaactaCGATACGTGGATGAATTCGATGATAGGTTCTCAGGAACCGGAGGAGATCGAAACCGCGACAGCAATCGCTTATCGAACAATCTACAGGTTAGAACGATCTATACAAGAACCAATAGCAAAAAAGCTCGctgaaaatatacgaataaaGATAGAAGAGTTCAAAGAACACATGCCTGTGATTGTTACCCTTGGAAACCCTTCCCTAAAGAATCGCCACTGGGAACAAGTATCGGAAATTGTTGGCTTTCCCATAAAGGTTGACGAGTCGATGACACTTGCCAag ATTCTCGATTACGGGTTAGCTGACTACGTTACGAAATTCGAAGGAATATCGGAAGCAGCGACGAAGGAAGGAAGCTTGGAAAGAGCACTCATCCGAATGCATCTTGATTGGGCGGAGATCACATTCGTCGTTAATCCTTACCGCGATACAGGCACCTACGTAATTGCGAGCATTGATGATATACAATTACTTTTGGATGATCATTTGATCAAGGCTCAAACTATGAAAAATTCTCTTTATATCAAACCATTTGAAAAAGAGACTTT AGAATGGGAATCGAAACTGCTCCTGTTACAAAGCATCATGGATTATTGGCTACAAGTTCAAGCAACGTGGATGTACCTTGAACCGATATTCTCGTCGCCTGATATTCAACAGCAAATGCCAGAGGAAGGTCGACGTTTTAGCGCTGTAGATAAG ATTTGGAGAGAAATTATGTCATGCGTAGCAGCGGATTCTCGAGTTATGTCGGTCGTTGAAATCGACAAAATGCTTGAACGATTGAGGAAATGTATAAATCTCCTGGATCTAGTACAGAAAGGACTTACTGCCTATctggaaaagaaaagattatacTTTCCGCGATTCTTCTTTTTGTCGAATGACGAGCTCTTGGAAATATTATCGGAAACAAAGGATCCTACCAg AGTACAACCGCATCTAAAAAAGTGCTTCGAAGGAATTGCTCAAGTAAGCTTCACGGACGATTTGGAAATAATAGCTATAAAATCCTCCGAGGGAGAAGAAATTATTCTTGAAGATATTATCGATACAACGGCGGCCCGAGGTCAAGTTGAAAAGTGGTTACTTGAACTAGAATCTTCTATGAAGAGGAGTGTTAAAGCACAG GTGGTGCAAGCAAAGGACGCGTTTTTAAAGCAGATCCGATCAAAATGGGCGTTAGAATGGCCCGGTCAGACTATTCTTTGTGTCAGTAAACTTTATTGGACAGCCGATGTGACGGCGGTGTTGTCCAAGTCTTTGAAGGACTTGAAGAACTACGTCGACAATTGTACAAACGAATTGAATGAGATAGTGAAATTAGTACGTGGTATATTGTCAACGCAAAATCGTGTAACATTGG AGGCCTTGGTTACGATGGACGTGCATAGCCGAGATATTGTAACGGAATTGTATAAGGAAAGAGTCAGCATCGCTACTGATTTCAAGTGGTTGGCACAATTGAGATACTATTGGATG GACGAAGACTTGTGGTCAACGATGATAAACACGTCGTTGAAGTACGCGTACGAGTACCTCGGCAACACATCTAGATTGGTGATAACGCCGTTGACCGATAGATGTTACCGAACATTATTTAGCGCGCTAAGTTTACATCTCGGTGGCGCGCCCGAAGGTCCGGCCGGAACTGGCAAGACCGAAACTACCAAGGATCTAGCCAAGGCTGTAGCTAAACAATGCGTCGTATTTAATTGTTCGGAAGGTCTCGATTACATCGCATTGGGTAAATTTTTTAAG GGATTAGCAAGTACCGGGGCGTGGTCTTGTTTCGATGAATTTAATCGGATCGATCTCGAAGTATTGTCGGTAGTAGCCCAACAAATTCTAACGATTCAACGAGCTATTAACGCCGGATTAACTAAACTAGATTTCGAAGGCACCGAAATCATGTTAGATCCTACTTGTGCTGTTTTTATTACGATGAACCCTGGTTATGCTGGAAGAACCGAACTTCCGGATAATTTAAAGGCGCTCTTTCGACCGGTAGCAATGATG GTACCAGATTACGCTTTGATAGCCGAAAATACATTGTATTCGTATGGATTTTATGACGCGCGTCCACTCTCGGTAAAGATTGTAACAGCTTACAGGCTATGCTCGGAACAATTGTCGAGTCAAAATCATTACGATTATGGGATGAGGGCAGTAAAATCTGTTCTGGTGGCGGCTGgtaatttaaagataaaatatccAGAAGAGGATGaggatatattaatattacgcAGTATCAAAGACGTCAATTTACCCAAATTTCTCAGCGAAGACTTGCCATTATTCAac GGTATTACATCGGATCTCTTTCCTGGTGTCAAACTCCCAGAGCCAGACTATACCGATTTAAATACATGCGTTTATGACGTTTGCTCGGCGTCGAATTTACAATGTAGCGCCTGGTTTTTGGAGAAAATACAACAGATATACGAGATGATGATCGTTCGACATGGATTTATGATTGTTGGCTTGCCATTCGCTGGAAAGACAGCAGCGTATAATATTCTAGCTGACGCATTAAAACTTTGCGAAGAACGA AATCTAATAAACGAACGTAAAGTTGAAAAGTTTGCGATGAATCCCAAAGCTGTTTCGTTGGGTCAATTATATGGACAATTCGATCCGGTGTCCCATGAATGGTCCGACGGAGTTTTGGCTATAAGTTATCGTGCTTTTGCAACATCGACCAACGAAAATCGCAAATGGTTGATCTTTGACGGACCGATAGACGCAGTATGGATCGAAAGCATGAATACCGTGCTCGATGACAACAAAAAGCTTTGCTTAATGAGTGgagaaattattcaattagCACCGTATACcaatttgatatttgaaaCGATGGATCTGGAGCATGCTTCGCCTGCGACAGTTTCCCGTTGTG GAATGATTTACATGGAACCAGATGCACTTGGTTGGGATCCTGTACTTGAATCTTGGTTAGCTGATACTCCGCCTGTGATGGATTCGTGGTTAAGAAACTTTCTACATCAGTCTTTATTTCGAAGATTTTGCGATCCTATACTTTACTGGTCACACCACGAACATGTTcag aaaatttgccCGATGCCGGATACAAATCTCGTGCGTTCACTGACCTATCTGATGGACTGTTTTCTTGCTGAATATCGAGACGAGAAAGCTGTTAAGGATATCGACGAGTTAGATCTACGAGCCCAACTCGAG ggttcatttttcttttcgtgtATCTGGGGCCTGGGAGGTACGTTGACCGCAAAATCGAGAGAACAGTTCAGCGTTCTCTTTCGTGGCTTTCTCGAAAGAGATTTTCCCGCGGATTTGATAGAAATGTTCAAATTACCGAAACCGATAAAACCACCTTTGAAaccatatatatttattatgccAAGAGATGGTCTTGTCTTTGACTACAAATTTATCAAAGAG GGCAAAGGAAAATGGAGACTATGGTCTGACGAATTGCTCGACAGCCCACCGATTCCTCGTGACATTCCTGTAAATCAAATAATAGTACCTACCGTTGAGACGATACGGTACACAGCCCTATTTCGTTTGCTAGTAAGCAACGAAAAACCAGTGCTATTCGTAGGCCCCACTGGAACTGGAAAATCGGTCTATATAattgattttctattaaaaaaaaataatcccACGGTAAACAAACCACTGATCATCAATTTTTCTGCGCAAACTACGGCGAATCAAACTCAAGACACGATTATGGGAAAGTTGGATAGACGGCGGAAAGGTGTTTACGGAGCGCCTATAAGTAAACGGTGGATCGTTTTTGTCGATGATCTTTCGATGCCGATGAAAGAAATTTACGGGGCACAACCTCCGATCGAACTGTTACGTCAATGGCTAGATCACGGAGAATG GTACgatagaaaagagaaaagtatgATAAAACTGATCGACGTTCATCTAATGTGTGCTATGGCTCCACCATATCGCGGCGGGAAAGATGTTACACCCCGATTTAAAAGACATTTTGTCGTCTTAACGATATCAGAATTCGAAGACGAAGTAATGACTATGATATTTAGTAAAATCGTGCTCTGGCATCTTGATACGAG aGGATTCAGTAAAGAATTCGATCCATGTATCGACGAAATCGTTCTGGGCACGTTGGATGTATACAAGGAAAGTCTCTCTAATTTGTTACCAACACCGGCCAAGTGTCATTATGTCTTCAATCTTCGCGACTTTTCCAAAGTGATACAG GGAGTCCTGCTGTCCGTCCCGGAAACTATGCCGAGTTTAACCAGCATGAGGAGACTTTGGGTTCACGAGGTACTTCGAGTTTTTGGGGATCGTTTAATAGATCAAGAAGATATCTCTTGGCTGGTGAAACAAATACGCGTCACGTTGAACGGTCGAATGAATGTGTCAATGGAAGAACTGTTTAAAGATCTTCTACCGCCGCAAAGGGAAGCAACTTTGGACGATAAA TCACAAGCAATAATCACCGAGCAAGAACTTCGAAATTTAGTGTATTGCGATTTTGGCGACACCAAGGTAGATATCAGACTTTATCAAGAGGTTCCAGATCTCGACCAGTTACGAGAAATAGTAGAAACTTATTTAGCTGAATACAACACAATGTCTAGAAAGCCGATGAATTTAGTGTTATTCCG GTACGCCATCGAACATTTGTCACGAATTTCCCGTATTATCAAGCAACCGCGTAATCACGCGCTTCTTGTCGGAGTCGGCGGTACGGGAAGACAATCGTTAACTAGACTAGCCTCGCATATATGCGACTACGACGTTTTTCAAGTTGAAGTAACTCAACAATATGGAGTTAACTCGTGGCATGAGGATATAAAAGGGATTCTAAGGCGCGTGACTGCCACCGATCTTCACTCCACCTTTCTCTTCTCCGATGCACAAATTAAGCAGGAAAGCTTCCTCGAAGATATCAGCAATATTCTTAATTCTGGCGAG ataccGAATATATTTACCGCCGAGGAACTAGCTGAAATATGTGAACACATGAAGCAAATAGACAGACAGCGGGACCGATCGGTGCAAACGGATGGAAGCGCGGTAGCATTGTTCAATCTTTTCGTTCAGATAACTCGCGATCAACTACACATCGTAATGGTGATGTCACCGATAGGAAATGATTTTCGCAACCGGATCAGAAAATTTCCGGCGTTAGTCAACTGCTGTACCATCGATTGGCTTCAG CCATGGCCAGAGGATGCTCTATTAGCGGTTGCGACTAGATTTCTGCGGGCCATTGAATTGACGGATAACGAAAGAGCCGCTGGTATCGACATGTGTCAATTCTTTCACGTCTCCACGCAAAATTTGAGCGCAGAGTTTTTCATTCGACTAAACAGACATGTTTATGTCACCCCAACGTCGTACCTCGAAATGATAAACACGTTTAAGGATCTGTTGGGAAGAAAACGAGA gGAAATAATTAATGCGAAAACTCGATACGAGCGTGGTTTGGATCAGCTAGATGAAACGCAAAAACAAGTAGTTACGATGCAAGAAACTCTTAAATCGCTGCAACCGCAACTAATAACCGCCACCCAAGATGTTGAAAGAATGTTGCTCGAGGTTGAtaaggaaagagaagaagtgGCAGAATTTGAGAAAGTTGTGAAAATTGACGAAAGCGTAGCCGAG gtTTATGCGAACGAAGCAGCTGCGATTAAAACGGAATGTGACGCTGATTTAGCAGAAGCGATGCCAATTCTAAAACGTGCTCAAAGCGCTTTGGACACTTTGACGACTGCCGACATTGCTGTAATAAGAACGATGAAGAAACCACCGCAGGCAGTGAGATTGATCGTCGAGAGCGTCTGTGTCCTCAAG CAAATAAAACCAGAGAGAGTTCAACAACCTGACGGTACGTTCATCGAGGATTATTGGAGGGCTGCCCTTAGAATGCTGAGTGACGTGAAATTTCTCGATTCGTTGCTCAATTTCGACAAGGATAACATCCCTGATACCGTGAttgaaaaaattcgaagagaATACCTGACTAATCCGGACTTTAATCctgaaaagataaagaaagtaTCAACGGCGTGCGAGGGATTGTGCCGATGGGTATTCGCAATGTCGGAATATGATAAAGTATCGAAAGTAGTCGCTCCGAAGAAAAGAGCTTTGGCAGAAGCTCAGAGGGTTTATGATAAAGCCATGGATACTCTAAAAGCAAAGCGAGAACAACTTCGACAAGTACAG GAAAGATTGAAAGTATTGGAAGAACTTTtggaacaaagaaaaattgctTTTCAAGCAATGTCCGACAAAGTGGCAGACTGTGAGATCAAGCTAAAACGAGCCGAGGACCTAATCGGAGGTTTGGGCGGAGAATATTCGCGTTGGTCCGATACCGCGAAATCTTTAGGAGAAAG GTATCAGCGATTAATGGGTGATATCGTGATCGCTTCTGGCGTGGTCGCGTACCTAGGTCCATTCACGATGCCGTTTCGCCTTCGACAAACTGTTCTATGGGTAAAACGATGTACCGATTTGCAGGTAATTTGTAGTTCCGATTTCCAATTGCGCGACGTTCTTGGAAATCCAGCTTTAATCAGatcttggaatattttcgGACTTCCAAACGATGCATTTTCAATCGATAACGGTATTATCATCAA AAATGCAAGAAGATGGCCGCTTATAATAGATCCTCAAGGTCAGGCTAATAGATGgataaaaaatatggaaaaacaGAATAACGTGAACATTATTCGGCTAACTCAGCCTGACTACGGTCGAGTGTTAGAAAACGCATTGCAATTTGGATTACCGGTACTTCTTGAACACGTTGACGAAGAATTGGACGCTATACTCGAACCGATTTTACTTAAAGAAACATTCAAGCAGGCTGGTGCCATCTGTATAAAATTCGGCGATGCAATTATCGAATACAGTTTCAATTTTAG ACTGTACATTACGACGAGATTAAGAAATCCGCATTATTTACCAGAGATAGCAGTGAAGGTAACACTGTTGAATTTCATGATAACACCAACCGGATTAGAAGATCAATTATTGGGCATTGTTGTAGCGAAGGAAAGACCAGACTTGGAATCGGAAAAGAACGCTTTGATCGTGCAAGGAGCTGCGAATAAAAA gCTATTGCAAGAAACGGAGGACAAAATCTTGGAAATATTATCGATTGCCGAAGGCAACGTATTAGAGGACGAAGAAGCGGTAGATGTTTTAACATCGTCCAAAAATTTGAGCAATGAAATTCAAGTGAAACAAACGGTGGCTGAACAAACGGAAAAGTTAATCGACGATGCTAGATTGCAGTACACGCCTATCGCCGTATATTCCACCGTATTGTTCTTCACCACTG cTGCCTTGGTAAATATCGATCCTATGTATCAATATTCGTTGTCGTGGTTCGTAAATTTATTCGAACTGGCTATCGATCATACGGAACCAGCGGAAATGGTTGAACAACGACTGAAAGatcttatgaaatatttcacatattcTCTGTACGCGAACATTTGTAGATCTTTATTCGAGAAGGACAAGTTATTGTTTTCTCTGTTACTGACGATCAATTTGCTCGAGCAACGAGGGAAACTTTGTCCATCGCATTGGATGTTTTTATTAACGGGTGGAATTGGTATCGATAATCCATATGTAAATCCAACAACATGGCTACCGACTAAACAATGGAACGAACTATGTAATCTTGACGAGGTTGAAGAGTTCTCG GGTATTCGAGAAGCATTTACTGGCAATACCGGCCAATGGAAACGATTATTCGACTCGAAGGAACCGCAgatcgaaacaatccctgtaCCGTTCCAACATCTGAACCTATTTAAAAGAATGTTGATACTGAGATGCATTCGTCCTGATAAGATCCTCCCGGCAGTGCAAAATTTCGTCCAAG TTTATCGAACCGCCACCGCTCGATTTGGCTTCGACTTATGCCGATTCCAACTGCTGCACTCCATTGATATTCGTATTGACGCCCGGTGCCGATCCAACGCAATTGTTACTCTCGTTTGCGGATGA